The candidate division WOR-3 bacterium genome window below encodes:
- a CDS encoding B12-binding domain-containing radical SAM protein yields MKKALLVNPWIYDFKAFDFFLKPLGLLYLASYLRKFNFQISFLDCLDRYHPFLSEGKKPKVDSFGRGKFISRFIPKPVIYQNIPRRYKRYGLPIEDLERTLNEIERPDYIFLTSIMTYWYPGVIATITLLRKYFPKTPIILGGIYATLCFSHAQKFSGANLVISGPFETELYKYLPGLKPIPFSELPFPAYDLYKKLDYVSILTSRGCPFRCTYCAVPRLFPEFQFRKKEEVIAEIDYYRELGIKNIAFTDDALLCHPEIKTLLKELAKKNWPINFHTPNGLHPRFLDREIAHLLFSANFKTVYLSLETASPSLQKRTGDKVRTEEFIRAVQFLREAGFDKEIHTYLIFGLPEQTLSDIKESIDLVLSLGIKCHLAEFSPIPGTEEYKKIGFDEKTDPLYHNNTALFYLTKKEEFLKMKTYLQQRDRSISS; encoded by the coding sequence GTGAAGAAGGCTCTCCTCGTCAACCCCTGGATTTATGACTTCAAGGCATTTGACTTCTTCCTGAAACCCCTCGGCCTTTTATACCTCGCTTCCTATTTAAGAAAGTTTAATTTCCAAATCTCCTTCCTTGATTGTCTTGACCGTTACCATCCCTTCCTTTCCGAAGGGAAAAAGCCGAAGGTTGATAGTTTTGGGCGAGGGAAATTTATCTCCCGTTTTATTCCGAAGCCTGTAATCTATCAAAACATCCCCCGGCGGTATAAAAGGTATGGGTTGCCGATTGAAGATTTGGAACGCACCCTTAACGAGATAGAGAGACCCGACTACATATTCCTCACCTCCATTATGACCTACTGGTATCCCGGGGTGATTGCTACCATTACCCTGCTGCGAAAGTATTTTCCCAAGACGCCCATCATCCTGGGTGGGATTTATGCCACCCTCTGCTTCTCCCACGCCCAAAAATTTTCCGGTGCCAACTTGGTAATTTCCGGTCCTTTTGAAACCGAACTCTATAAGTATCTCCCCGGACTGAAACCGATTCCCTTCTCAGAACTCCCTTTCCCCGCCTACGACCTATATAAAAAACTTGACTATGTCTCAATCTTAACCTCGCGGGGTTGTCCCTTCCGCTGCACCTATTGTGCGGTGCCGAGATTATTCCCCGAATTCCAATTTCGGAAAAAAGAGGAAGTGATCGCCGAGATTGATTACTACCGGGAATTGGGAATAAAAAATATCGCCTTCACCGATGATGCCTTATTATGTCATCCTGAGATAAAGACCCTCTTAAAAGAGTTAGCAAAGAAAAATTGGCCAATAAACTTCCACACCCCAAATGGCCTCCATCCCCGATTCCTTGACCGAGAGATTGCCCATCTCCTCTTTTCCGCCAACTTTAAGACCGTTTATCTCAGTTTAGAAACCGCTTCCCCTTCTTTACAGAAGAGAACCGGAGATAAGGTGAGAACCGAAGAATTTATCCGGGCAGTCCAATTTTTGCGAGAGGCAGGTTTTGACAAAGAGATTCATACCTATCTTATCTTCGGTTTGCCCGAGCAGACCCTTTCCGATATTAAAGAGAGCATTGACCTTGTCCTCTCCTTAGGGATTAAATGCCATCTGGCGGAATTTTCACCCATCCCCGGAACAGAAGAGTATAAAAAAATTGGTTTTGATGAAAAGACCGATCCCTTATATCACAATAACACTGCCCTTTTTTATCTCACAAAAAAGGAAGAATTCTTAAAGATGAAAACCTACCTCCAACAAAGAGACCGCTCAATCTCTTCTTAG
- a CDS encoding CARDB domain-containing protein, producing the protein MFKRLALLMLLLGAFGFILASVPAQSVLNPEPAKKAKPEEMNWVEIGNKPGEEPIAPPTDQMWIEIGTGTSYEGWPMYRFFNYSTWQGIYLQTEINTAGNIVAMGFNNYSTGGITIQNVSIYMRETTATTLTSGIVTIPPPSPWVLVWQGSWPNTQTGWQYVTFTTPFAYSNTQNLIILIVKGYEAWTSPYPYWYYHSTSPNYRVRRGYSDYSQPTSLSTSYNRPNIRLGFPVAHDVSATTPYNVVNYPVVAGDEDEFWFRVVNSGENDETDIPVKLMVNGTVEQTITIPSLNSGTYLDTFFAWTPPSAGTYTLKFFTDLSTDQNRANDTLTRVEGATYVVTGIDESFEGSFPPTGWVVQNINGGYTWSQSDNYAHTGTYSCRNTADGATYYENNSNDILLSPIVDMSAMSECFFEFYHRWYLEASYDSVIIYYTTEADFDNPNPTWTRLMKCEGNYLSAWQAFSQTLPTSDKMRFMWRFLSDASVNYEGYYLDDVKVWVPANDVGVSEIVSPPANWPPEPVIPKAKVKNYGVNDQPQVDVQCVIRDNTGVEVYNETVIIYDLISGEEREVEFPEFTPSEGVYLDTMRTLLAGDEKPENDAKVMSHSFSNWAEIEVGYDDGVPEAYYWVQYPSGPDDRFAVKITPPAANYLIRRGRFNISASTVPLSFADCGVYPESANIPRLSSPIVSVPNQPTATTVIPTTDWKTVDFGDVAVSGNPNDVFLVVHWPTGSSSGPYVSADASAPNSRSYWSMTPPPGTWNLWTGHDWMMRLVFAVPGIDAGVSAILAPGDTVDFGTSVQPQATVWNYGYFDRTFNVIFQISNGKAVVYADTAELTMEGNSSQNVTFEEWTPTEPGEYQLNAWTELANDMNPDNDGQTGSTFIRFRDLTVVEIVRPNAVEPPAAAIPVNIKISNLGNVPAYNIRAQVIINDNLGNEVYNDFREYSMINPEEVLSVVLTPWIATEGVYHLSAFTVYSLDMNPANDTMKRDVTVGTPPPPPGAWEKLSVEVPLTPSGKKIKSGGLIVYGGDKIYIVKGNNTKDFYAFVPETAPTPLDSVPVTGKKGVKKGTGMVYDGTRWLYFASGTNTLQFWKYDTQGESGWVALPDIPTGGGKALKGGTGMAYVNGFVYLLKGSKTNEFYAFDCANNTWIETLPSAPGDKGYGDGSCLVAYDENTLYALRGKYNEFYKYDIPNKTWTSDSGMPFTHPMWNKKKKVGEGASMVVKEGKIYAFKGNNTKEFWGLTPPGGWVGLDTIPKMPDKKYVKGGGGLCLWTDGTIYALKGNNTTSIWKYTGEYLPLAATLPNTATMEYLTGKELGIRIVPNPTKGLAKVYYNLPKKEVATLKIYNTLGSLVYLARSDKGEFTIKRLPVGIYLLRFESKGYKEDRKLIVVK; encoded by the coding sequence ATGTTTAAGAGACTCGCTCTCTTAATGCTCCTTTTGGGAGCATTCGGCTTTATCCTGGCGAGCGTGCCCGCGCAGTCCGTCCTCAATCCGGAACCGGCGAAGAAGGCGAAACCCGAAGAGATGAACTGGGTAGAGATTGGCAATAAGCCCGGGGAAGAACCGATTGCGCCACCAACCGACCAGATGTGGATTGAGATCGGCACCGGAACTTCTTATGAAGGCTGGCCAATGTATCGGTTCTTTAACTATTCCACCTGGCAGGGAATCTACCTTCAGACCGAGATTAATACCGCCGGGAATATCGTCGCGATGGGATTTAATAACTATTCCACCGGTGGAATTACGATTCAGAATGTCTCAATCTATATGCGCGAGACAACCGCTACAACCTTAACTTCTGGTATTGTAACGATTCCGCCACCTTCACCCTGGGTCTTGGTCTGGCAGGGAAGTTGGCCCAATACCCAGACCGGCTGGCAATATGTCACCTTTACAACTCCTTTCGCTTATTCTAATACTCAAAACCTCATCATCCTGATCGTTAAAGGTTATGAAGCCTGGACTTCTCCTTATCCCTACTGGTATTACCACTCAACTTCTCCAAATTATCGGGTGAGGAGGGGTTATTCTGATTATTCCCAGCCAACGTCCTTATCTACTTCCTATAACCGGCCCAATATCCGACTTGGCTTTCCAGTTGCCCACGATGTTAGTGCCACTACCCCTTACAATGTTGTAAATTATCCAGTGGTCGCCGGTGATGAAGATGAGTTCTGGTTTAGGGTGGTAAACTCTGGTGAAAATGATGAGACCGATATCCCAGTGAAGTTAATGGTCAATGGGACAGTGGAACAGACAATCACCATTCCTTCGCTCAATTCTGGGACTTATCTTGATACCTTCTTTGCCTGGACCCCACCATCCGCTGGCACTTATACCTTAAAGTTCTTCACCGACCTTTCTACGGACCAGAACCGGGCAAATGATACCTTAACCCGGGTTGAAGGTGCCACTTATGTTGTGACCGGGATTGATGAGAGTTTTGAAGGGAGTTTCCCACCGACTGGTTGGGTCGTCCAGAATATCAATGGCGGTTATACCTGGTCCCAATCCGATAACTACGCCCACACCGGAACCTATAGTTGCCGGAATACCGCGGATGGGGCAACTTATTATGAAAACAATTCTAATGACATCCTCTTATCACCAATTGTTGATATGTCCGCTATGTCGGAATGCTTCTTTGAATTCTATCACCGCTGGTATCTTGAAGCCAGTTATGATTCGGTCATCATCTACTATACGACCGAAGCGGACTTTGATAATCCCAACCCCACTTGGACGAGATTGATGAAATGCGAAGGGAACTATCTTAGTGCCTGGCAGGCTTTCTCCCAGACTCTCCCCACTTCGGATAAGATGCGGTTTATGTGGAGATTTTTATCCGATGCCTCAGTCAACTATGAGGGATACTATCTGGATGATGTGAAGGTCTGGGTCCCAGCGAATGATGTTGGTGTCTCAGAGATTGTTAGTCCACCTGCGAACTGGCCCCCAGAACCAGTAATTCCGAAGGCTAAGGTTAAGAATTATGGTGTCAATGACCAACCCCAAGTTGATGTTCAGTGCGTCATCCGGGATAACACTGGGGTTGAGGTTTACAACGAGACCGTTATTATCTATGACCTAATAAGTGGGGAAGAACGGGAAGTGGAATTTCCAGAATTCACACCGAGCGAAGGGGTCTATCTTGATACGATGCGCACCTTACTGGCAGGGGATGAGAAACCCGAGAATGATGCCAAGGTGATGAGCCATAGTTTCTCCAACTGGGCAGAGATTGAAGTTGGCTATGATGATGGAGTGCCAGAAGCCTACTACTGGGTTCAGTATCCTTCTGGTCCCGATGACCGGTTTGCGGTAAAGATTACCCCACCGGCTGCCAATTATCTAATCAGAAGGGGTCGTTTCAATATCTCCGCTTCCACTGTGCCCCTTTCCTTCGCGGACTGTGGCGTCTATCCCGAATCCGCTAATATCCCAAGACTCTCTTCGCCAATTGTTTCGGTTCCCAACCAGCCAACGGCAACGACCGTAATTCCGACAACCGATTGGAAAACTGTTGACTTTGGCGATGTTGCGGTTTCCGGTAATCCCAATGATGTCTTTTTAGTGGTCCACTGGCCAACCGGCTCTTCTTCCGGTCCTTATGTCTCGGCTGATGCCAGCGCTCCCAATAGTCGTTCTTACTGGTCCATGACTCCGCCACCGGGAACTTGGAACCTCTGGACTGGTCATGATTGGATGATGCGTCTGGTCTTTGCTGTCCCGGGTATTGATGCCGGTGTCAGCGCGATTCTTGCTCCTGGTGATACAGTTGACTTTGGCACATCAGTTCAACCGCAGGCAACAGTCTGGAACTATGGCTACTTTGACAGGACCTTTAATGTGATCTTCCAGATTAGCAATGGCAAAGCGGTTGTCTATGCCGATACCGCGGAATTGACGATGGAGGGCAACTCTTCCCAAAATGTGACCTTTGAGGAATGGACACCAACCGAACCCGGTGAATATCAACTGAATGCCTGGACCGAACTCGCGAACGATATGAATCCGGATAACGATGGCCAGACTGGTTCTACCTTTATCCGGTTCCGCGACCTGACGGTTGTAGAAATTGTCCGGCCGAATGCGGTTGAACCACCCGCTGCTGCGATACCGGTGAATATTAAGATTTCTAACCTCGGCAATGTCCCAGCCTACAATATCCGCGCCCAAGTGATAATTAACGATAACCTCGGTAATGAGGTCTATAACGACTTCCGTGAGTATAGCATGATCAATCCTGAAGAAGTTCTCTCCGTTGTTCTCACACCATGGATTGCCACCGAAGGCGTCTATCACCTCTCCGCCTTTACAGTCTACTCCCTGGATATGAACCCAGCGAATGATACGATGAAACGGGATGTGACCGTTGGTACCCCACCACCGCCACCGGGTGCCTGGGAGAAACTATCAGTGGAAGTGCCACTTACACCTTCGGGCAAGAAGATAAAGAGCGGTGGTCTGATTGTTTACGGTGGCGATAAGATCTATATCGTCAAGGGAAATAATACGAAAGACTTCTATGCCTTCGTTCCGGAAACTGCCCCAACACCACTTGATTCCGTCCCAGTTACGGGAAAGAAGGGTGTCAAGAAGGGAACCGGTATGGTCTATGATGGCACAAGATGGCTCTATTTCGCTTCTGGTACCAATACCTTACAATTCTGGAAGTATGATACCCAGGGTGAATCCGGTTGGGTCGCCTTACCGGATATTCCGACTGGTGGTGGCAAGGCTCTGAAAGGTGGCACGGGAATGGCTTATGTTAATGGTTTTGTCTATCTCTTAAAGGGTTCCAAGACCAATGAGTTCTATGCCTTTGACTGCGCCAATAACACTTGGATTGAGACTTTACCATCTGCTCCGGGAGATAAGGGTTATGGTGATGGTTCTTGCTTAGTTGCCTATGATGAGAATACGCTCTATGCTTTAAGGGGTAAGTATAATGAGTTCTACAAGTATGACATCCCGAATAAGACCTGGACATCTGATTCTGGAATGCCTTTCACTCATCCGATGTGGAATAAGAAGAAGAAGGTTGGCGAAGGTGCCTCAATGGTTGTGAAGGAAGGAAAGATTTATGCCTTCAAGGGGAATAATACGAAGGAGTTCTGGGGCTTGACACCGCCTGGAGGTTGGGTTGGTTTGGATACGATACCGAAGATGCCGGATAAGAAGTATGTGAAGGGTGGTGGTGGACTTTGCCTCTGGACCGATGGTACAATCTATGCTCTGAAAGGAAATAATACAACTTCCATCTGGAAGTATACCGGTGAATATCTGCCATTGGCTGCTACCTTACCGAATACCGCGACGATGGAATATCTGACTGGTAAGGAACTTGGTATTCGGATTGTGCCCAATCCGACCAAGGGTTTGGCCAAGGTTTATTACAACCTGCCGAAGAAAGAAGTTGCCACTCTCAAAATCTATAATACCTTAGGAAGTCTGGTTTATCTTGCGAGAAGCGATAAGGGTGAGTTTACAATCAAGAGACTACCGGTGGGAATCTATCTCTTACGGTTTGAGTCCAAGGGCTACAAGGAAGATAGGAAGTTAATCGTGGTGAAGTAG
- a CDS encoding T9SS type A sorting domain-containing protein produces the protein MSILFLIFLLEILRPIPYYDPEGRLPSHFEDYQSSISEPYNEVVLYSAPKELIRKDSIKVLQLNSLAIIFINSGLYPEIQSELQVYLQDLQNEGYRPKVILITGGRAQNLRQTLQAHRDSGLVGSVMIGSLPVAWWEDSNSGEDYPIDLFFSDLDGVFADNDGDGKYDSHTGSAAPDIWVGRIHPGSLTYDGEANLVKSYLQRNHLYRTGQLPVPSRGLVYNEVTWYPNNHGMNYLYSDITMFNDENTTTAYHYKNQLRLGYEFVHLIAHSSPWAHTFFLANDQFGGGSVFNFEIPALAPNACFYFLNACMCTRFLEKDNLGNWYLFAQPWGLVVMGSTQLMYGISDLSTIYRALGRDSSFGDAFLKWHRSTYSSFRGTGILGDPTLKVNRKKEPLVQVNPPSYRKGEILNWTEYVVDTVPFVNGNPAIGYSQGRIRIVFDSGRIVRSDNYFSSFDGSRFTRPESIAWHEYYDFFPACATDRTGRFWVVWQSFRDYNSGYDHFQLFSCYYHNGSWSGVSRVGPLAGHHDVQPALASAGDTIWCAFKSWRAGQGDIWLSYEVGGSNWSNPARLTTDSLDQIDPTITVDRNNYPWIFWTSQRNGKWCLQGRRYEPGSPIFNLDTIGNNSSPKAITDNSGRIWVIWHKFLNNQADIYYSYYDGTNWLSPQPVTNTPFNEILPDITPTPDGRVWATWQGDNNGYWDIYISYYQDGWSYPQPITNDPANDYDPVITTDASGNIWVAWASDRRNYWHIYAAVSPPTGIASKKEDNFPIQILPNPFSQKGRFSLPKGFVLEIYSPTGQRVATLSQKEIGNLPSGVYLVKIKGKNYLKAQKIVVVD, from the coding sequence ATGAGTATTCTCTTTCTCATCTTTTTATTAGAAATTTTAAGACCCATCCCCTATTATGACCCAGAGGGGAGACTCCCTTCCCATTTTGAAGATTATCAATCTTCTATTAGTGAACCCTATAACGAAGTCGTCCTCTACAGCGCGCCCAAGGAGTTAATCCGTAAGGATTCTATAAAAGTCTTACAACTTAACTCCCTGGCGATTATTTTTATCAACTCCGGATTGTATCCGGAAATCCAAAGCGAACTACAAGTTTATCTCCAAGACTTACAAAACGAAGGCTACCGGCCAAAGGTTATTTTAATCACGGGTGGTCGGGCACAAAATTTACGCCAAACCCTTCAAGCCCATCGCGACTCCGGCTTGGTGGGAAGTGTAATGATTGGTAGTCTACCGGTCGCCTGGTGGGAAGATAGTAACTCCGGAGAAGATTACCCGATTGACCTCTTCTTTTCTGACTTAGATGGGGTATTTGCCGATAATGATGGTGATGGTAAATACGATTCCCATACCGGAAGTGCGGCACCCGATATCTGGGTGGGAAGAATTCATCCCGGTTCTTTAACTTATGATGGGGAAGCCAATCTGGTAAAAAGTTATCTGCAAAGGAATCACCTCTACCGCACCGGTCAACTACCAGTTCCTTCCCGCGGCTTAGTTTATAACGAAGTGACCTGGTATCCCAATAACCACGGAATGAATTATCTCTATTCCGATATCACAATGTTCAATGATGAGAATACAACAACCGCCTATCATTATAAGAATCAACTGCGGCTCGGTTATGAGTTTGTCCATCTCATCGCCCATTCTTCTCCCTGGGCTCATACCTTCTTTTTAGCCAATGACCAATTTGGTGGTGGTTCGGTCTTCAATTTTGAAATTCCCGCTTTAGCCCCCAATGCCTGTTTTTATTTCTTAAACGCCTGTATGTGTACCCGTTTCTTAGAGAAGGATAATTTAGGCAACTGGTACCTCTTTGCCCAACCCTGGGGTTTAGTGGTAATGGGGTCAACCCAACTGATGTACGGGATTAGTGACCTCTCAACTATCTATCGGGCATTGGGTAGAGATTCTTCTTTTGGTGATGCCTTCCTCAAATGGCACCGCTCAACCTACTCTTCCTTTCGGGGAACCGGGATTTTAGGCGACCCGACCTTAAAGGTAAATCGGAAGAAAGAACCTCTCGTCCAAGTAAACCCGCCATCTTACAGAAAAGGGGAAATCTTAAACTGGACCGAATATGTGGTTGATACCGTCCCCTTCGTTAATGGCAATCCGGCAATCGGCTACTCTCAGGGAAGAATCAGGATTGTCTTTGACTCCGGTCGGATTGTCCGTTCTGACAATTACTTCTCCTCTTTTGATGGCAGCCGTTTCACCCGTCCGGAATCAATCGCCTGGCACGAATACTATGACTTCTTTCCCGCCTGTGCCACTGACCGGACCGGCCGCTTTTGGGTTGTCTGGCAGAGTTTCCGGGACTATAATAGTGGCTATGACCATTTCCAGTTATTCAGTTGCTATTATCACAATGGCAGTTGGTCAGGTGTCAGTCGGGTTGGACCACTGGCTGGTCATCACGATGTCCAGCCCGCCTTAGCCAGTGCCGGCGATACAATTTGGTGTGCCTTCAAATCCTGGCGGGCAGGTCAGGGTGATATCTGGTTATCCTATGAAGTAGGTGGCAGTAATTGGTCAAACCCGGCCCGATTGACTACCGACTCCTTAGACCAAATTGACCCAACCATCACCGTTGACCGGAATAATTACCCCTGGATATTCTGGACTTCCCAAAGGAATGGTAAATGGTGCCTCCAAGGGAGAAGATACGAGCCCGGCTCCCCAATCTTTAATCTTGACACCATTGGTAATAACTCTTCACCCAAGGCGATAACTGATAACTCAGGAAGGATCTGGGTCATCTGGCACAAGTTTCTCAATAACCAGGCGGATATCTATTACTCTTATTACGATGGCACCAATTGGCTTTCACCGCAACCGGTTACCAATACACCCTTTAACGAAATCCTACCGGATATTACCCCAACTCCTGATGGCCGAGTTTGGGCAACCTGGCAGGGAGATAATAATGGCTACTGGGATATCTATATTTCTTATTATCAGGATGGTTGGTCTTATCCCCAACCGATAACCAATGACCCAGCGAATGATTACGACCCGGTCATCACCACTGATGCCTCTGGTAATATCTGGGTTGCCTGGGCATCGGACCGAAGGAATTATTGGCATATCTATGCCGCGGTCAGCCCCCCAACCGGTATCGCTTCCAAAAAAGAGGATAACTTCCCAATCCAAATTTTACCCAACCCCTTTTCCCAAAAGGGAAGATTTTCTCTCCCCAAAGGTTTCGTCTTAGAGATTTATTCACCCACCGGTCAAAGAGTAGCCACCCTCTCTCAAAAGGAGATAGGCAATCTGCCAAGTGGTGTCTATTTGGTAAAAATTAAAGGGAAAAATTATCTAAAAGCCCAAAAGATTGTCGTGGTTGATTAA
- a CDS encoding 6-pyruvoyl-tetrahydropterin synthase-related protein: protein MKPKKKPPQPKPKKLSEKKKIYLILFAIAFIASLSFVARGYPTAGDVWPHLARVKMVQEWLKTGSFPFFSFFFYSGYPALRFYSPLFFLLAGVLSLIFGIFWATKISLFLTNILSGFAFFLFLKEIKKDIKFALFGSLVYLLVPWRIMYVGGVATYPLNLTFLFLPLAFLALEKIFQNPSFKNSLLLSLTISCLILSHFVYALWSFLFLLLYFLFRRQFAKKVFLYGFLGLIFSFLQSSFFLLPFLIKFSSHSFPQPYQKLPSPNPIVLFGLRSEIGGYTGAYLGWSVIFLLIFAFLYQKKNKILLKDGVFFSLLLSLFLTFFPTFLKKGDPILTAGLPPQRFLAFFVFFSGIAVLDGIKFLQERLFKLGMDYHPTFLLLFLILIFDCLPRSFYPLYSKREELLGLREEIYEILKRENVVKLVDIDIPTEGIDIFKRTCRYPALGYIFADLPTVYGPPYHQFASKNMLYIYPWMNRLAVDLGDSTTQTLSENSLKIMRLAGISNIISLPTLIGGTVDQTFLLLKKGIWWDDRFILAERKPPLAIGKYPYLSLFLASNRIKPLPLEKIIPEKSFCIAEDWQDLLEKISIDHEKGNCSFIPLRFGQREDSLLGEEPTINLHHLNLDHNLISAEISASKDCFLRAAVSFYPEIKVLVDERELEIFETKDHFLAFPFPAGKHQIKIFTEKTPIDIYPFYLSLLTLLFSFLFLIIRRKDG, encoded by the coding sequence GTGAAGCCGAAAAAGAAACCTCCCCAACCAAAACCAAAAAAATTAAGTGAAAAGAAAAAGATTTATCTTATCCTTTTTGCCATCGCCTTTATCGCTTCCCTCTCCTTTGTTGCCCGGGGTTATCCCACCGCCGGTGATGTCTGGCCCCACTTGGCTCGGGTGAAGATGGTCCAAGAATGGCTAAAAACCGGTAGTTTTCCTTTCTTCTCTTTCTTCTTCTATTCCGGTTATCCGGCACTGAGATTTTATAGTCCCCTCTTCTTTCTCCTGGCTGGGGTCTTATCCCTTATCTTTGGTATCTTTTGGGCAACAAAAATCTCTCTCTTTCTCACCAATATCCTCTCCGGTTTTGCCTTCTTCCTCTTCTTAAAAGAGATAAAAAAGGATATTAAATTTGCCCTCTTCGGTAGCCTCGTCTATCTCTTAGTTCCCTGGCGGATAATGTATGTGGGTGGGGTTGCCACCTATCCCTTAAATTTAACCTTCCTCTTCCTCCCTTTAGCCTTTCTCGCCTTAGAAAAAATTTTTCAGAACCCTTCCTTCAAAAACTCTCTCCTTTTGAGCCTTACCATCTCTTGCCTCATCCTCTCCCACTTCGTTTATGCCCTCTGGTCCTTTCTCTTCCTCTTACTATACTTTCTCTTCCGACGCCAATTTGCGAAAAAAGTATTCCTTTACGGCTTTCTCGGTTTAATCTTTTCTTTCCTCCAATCTTCTTTCTTTTTGCTCCCCTTCTTAATAAAATTCTCCTCCCATAGTTTCCCCCAACCTTACCAGAAACTACCTTCGCCCAACCCGATTGTCCTCTTTGGTTTGCGCTCCGAGATTGGTGGTTATACCGGTGCCTATCTCGGTTGGAGTGTCATCTTCCTTTTAATCTTTGCCTTCCTCTACCAAAAGAAAAATAAAATTTTATTAAAAGATGGTGTCTTCTTTAGCCTTCTCCTCTCCCTCTTTTTAACCTTCTTCCCAACCTTTTTGAAAAAAGGTGACCCAATCCTCACCGCTGGTTTACCACCCCAACGCTTTTTGGCTTTCTTTGTCTTCTTTTCCGGAATAGCGGTTCTGGATGGGATAAAGTTTCTTCAGGAGAGACTTTTTAAGTTGGGAATGGATTACCATCCCACCTTCCTTCTCCTCTTTCTAATTTTAATTTTTGACTGCCTACCCCGTTCCTTCTATCCCCTCTATTCTAAGAGAGAAGAACTCTTGGGACTGAGGGAAGAGATTTACGAAATCTTAAAAAGGGAGAATGTGGTGAAGTTAGTAGATATTGACATCCCAACCGAAGGGATTGATATCTTCAAAAGAACCTGCCGTTATCCAGCGCTGGGGTATATCTTTGCGGACCTACCAACGGTTTATGGCCCACCCTATCACCAGTTTGCTTCCAAGAATATGCTTTACATCTATCCCTGGATGAATCGTTTAGCGGTTGACCTGGGTGATTCCACCACCCAAACCCTTTCCGAAAACTCCTTAAAAATTATGAGACTGGCTGGAATTAGTAACATCATCAGCCTGCCCACTTTAATCGGGGGGACTGTCGACCAAACCTTCCTCCTATTAAAAAAGGGTATCTGGTGGGATGACCGGTTCATCCTGGCGGAAAGGAAACCACCCTTGGCGATTGGTAAATACCCTTATCTCTCACTCTTCCTCGCCTCCAACCGGATAAAACCCTTGCCCTTAGAGAAAATAATTCCGGAGAAGTCTTTCTGTATCGCCGAAGATTGGCAAGATTTATTGGAAAAAATCTCTATTGACCATGAGAAAGGCAATTGCTCTTTTATCCCCCTCCGCTTTGGCCAAAGAGAAGACTCGCTATTGGGGGAAGAACCAACAATCAATCTCCATCACCTCAACCTTGACCACAACCTAATCTCCGCAGAAATCTCCGCCAGTAAAGATTGTTTTTTGCGCGCGGCGGTCAGTTTCTATCCGGAGATTAAAGTTTTAGTTGACGAAAGGGAATTAGAAATCTTTGAGACCAAAGACCATTTTCTCGCCTTTCCCTTTCCCGCCGGCAAGCATCAGATTAAAATCTTTACCGAGAAAACTCCGATTGACATCTATCCCTTCTACCTTTCCCTTTTGACCCTTCTCTTCTCCTTTCTCTTTCTCATTATTCGGAGAAAAGATGGATAA